A portion of the Glycine max cultivar Williams 82 chromosome 10, Glycine_max_v4.0, whole genome shotgun sequence genome contains these proteins:
- the LOC100775426 gene encoding beta-conglycinin beta subunit 1-like, with translation MIARFPLLPLLLLGIVFLASVSVSLQVKPPSHHECLQSCESETDPYKRKACKLSCKFVPEHGEQQHEEEEREREHPQPHPPHEERGRRERGRQEGEKEEKEQDERELQPRPFPRPEEHEGEQWKGRHRHEDPEERARMRLREAERIEREREEQRVREEEEKLRRREKKEQREEKEEEGQGSEDSHSKRQNNPFHFSSNRFQTLFKNQHGHLRVLQRFDQRSPQLENLRDYRVVELMAKPNTLFLPHHADADFLLLVLSGRALINLVKPDDRDPYYLDRGYAQRIPAGTTVYLVNPDKKKDLRVIKLAIPVNKPGNFEDFFLSSTQDQQSYLQGFSENILEASFNTKFEEINRVLFGGEGRRHQQEGVILELSKEQIRELSKRAKSSSRSTNSFDYEPFYLRGSQISSNNFGKFYEITPEKNPQLRDFDILLNTVDINEGGLLLPHYNSKAIVILMVTEGEANIELVGLKEQQQGEETREVRKYRAELSEDDIFVIPAAYPFVVNATSNLNFVAFGINAENNQRNFLAGSKDNVIRQIQKQVKELAFPAGSAQDIENLIKNQRESYFADAQPLQKEEGKKGSFVF, from the exons ATGATAGCGCGGTTTCCTTTGTTGCCGTTGCTGTTGCTGGGAATTGTTTTTCTAGCATCAGTTTCTGTCTCATTACAGGTGAAGCCGCCGAGTCACCACGAGTGCCTCCAGAGTTGCGAGAGTGAAACGGATCCATACAAGCGGAAAGCATGCAAGCTTAGTTGCAAGTTCGTTCCTGAGCACGGGGAGCAACaacatgaagaagaagaaagagaaagagaacatCCACAACCACACCCACCACACGAGGAGAGAGGACGTAGAGAAAGAGGACGCCAGGAAGGTGAGAAGGAGGAAAAGGAACAAGACGAGCGTGAATTACAACCACGTCCATTTCCACGACCAGAGGAGCATGAAGGAGAACAGTGGAAAGGAAGGCATCGTCATGAAGACCCGGAAGAGAGGGCGAGAATGAGACTGAGGGAAGCAGAAAGAATAGAGAGGGAAAGGGAGGAACAGAGGGTGAGGGAGGAGGAAGAGAAACTCCGGCGACGTGAGAAGAAGGAACAAcgggaagagaaagaagaagaaggtcaAGGTTCGGAAGACTCACACTCAAAAAGACAGAACAACCCTTTTCACTTCAGCTCTAACAGGTTCCAAACGCTCTTCAAGAACCAACATGGTCACCTTCGCGTCCTCCAGAGATTCGACCAACGCTCCCCACAACTTGAGAACCTTCGAGACTACCGTGTTGTAGAGCTCATGGCTAAACCCAACACCCTCTTTCTCCCCCACCACGCTGACGCTGATTTTCTCCTCCTTGTCCTTAGCG GGAGAGCCTTAATTAACTTGGTGAAACCCGACGACAGAGACCCCTACTACCTTGACCGTGGTTATGCACAAAGAATCCCTGCAGGAACCACTGTCTATTTGGTTAACCCGGACAAGAAGAAAGATCTCAGAGTGATTAAACTCGCCATACCCGTTAACAAACCTGGCAATTTTGAG gATTTCTTCCTATCTAGCACTCAAGACCAGCAATCCTACTTGCAAGGCTTCAGCGAGAATATTCTGGAGGCTTCCTTCAAT ACCAAATTCGAGGAGATAAACAGGGTTTTGTTTGGTGGAGAGGGGAGGCGGCACCAGCAAGAGGGAGTGATTTTGGAACTATCAAAGGAACAGATTCGGGAACTGAGCAAGCGTGCCAAATCTAGTTCAAGGAGTACTAATTCCTTCGATTATGAACCATTCTACTTGAGAGGCTCCCAAATCTCTTCCAACAACTTTGGAAAGTTCTATGAGATCACCCCTGAGAAGAACCCCCAGCTTCGGGACTTTGATATCCTCCTCAATACTGTGGATATCAACGAG GGAGGTCTTCTTCTGCCACACTACAATTCAAAGGCCATAGTGATACTAATGGTTACTGAAGGAGAAGCAAACATTGAACTCGTTGGCCTAAAAGAACAGCAACAGGGAGAGGAAACAAGGGAAGTGCGAAAGTATAGAGCCGAGTTGTCTGAAGACGATATATTTGTAATCCCAGCAGCTTATCCATTTGTGGTCAACGCTACCTCAAACCTCAATTTCGTTGCTTTTGGTATCAATGCTGAGAACAACCAGAGGAACTTCCTTGCAG GTTCGAAAGACAATGTGATAAGACAGATACAAAAACAGGTGAAGGAGCTTGCGTTCCCTGCTGGGTCTGCACAAGATATCGAGAATCTAATAAAGAACCAGAGGGAATCCTATTTTGCTGATGCTCAGCCTTTGCAAAAGgaggaagggaagaaagggTCCTTTGTCTTTTGA
- the LOC100775967 gene encoding uncharacterized protein: MANKNVALLLLVCLVVAAGVEARRPYAVVRDECFGYCWHGCIFPSSYCNWWCDKVCKYPIDFGDDGLNHVDSVGHGGGHRYPVPTEEDYEHRPAALSPESPVWRKPEQDMNIGGAI; the protein is encoded by the exons ATGGCAAACAAAAACGttgcgttgttgttgttggtgtgCCTTGTAGTCGCTGCCGGGGTTGAGGCGAGGAGGCCCTACGCCGTTGTCCGAGATGAATGCTTCGGTTATTGCTGGCATGGTTGCATATTCCCCTCATCATACTGCAATTGGTGGTGTGATAAAGTGTGCAAATACCCAATAGACTTCGGTGACG ATGGCCTGAATCATGTAGATAGTGTTGGTCATGGTGGTGGTCATCGGTATCCTGTACCAACTGAGGAAGACTACGAACACCGCCCGGCCGCCCTATCACCTGAGAGCCCGGTGTGGAGAAAGCCAGAACAAGACATGAATATTGGCGGAGCgatttaa
- the LOC100778264 gene encoding non-specific lipid transfer protein GPI-anchored 20 yields MASFGPLCCKALVIAVVAMVMGAPSYGQISTPCNASILGTFFTPCMNFLTNSSGNGTSPTTECCSALKSLTSGGMDCLCLIVTGSVPFRIPVNRTLAISLPRACNMAGVPVQCKASGSPLPAPGPVSLGPSPSPASAPSAPSGFTPTPSPQASTVLPSPTSPSLAPQSDTTTPSLLTPPSPSADSGNPSVPTGSGRTNLSPSSAMTSYSVSPSLLFIALGFALLKYY; encoded by the exons ATGGCAAGTTTTGGGCCTCTTTGCTGCAAAGCTCTAGTGATAGCCGTGGTGGCTATGGTGATGGGTGCACCAAGCTATGGCCAAATCAGCACGCCATGTAACGCTTCAATACTAGGCACTTTCTTCACACCTTGCATGAATTTTCTGACTAATAGCAGTGGCAATGGAACCTCACCAACAACGGAGTGCTGCAGTGCCCTTAAATCTCTCACAAGTGGTGGCATGGATTGTTTGTGTCTCATTGTGACTGGCAGCGTTCCCTTCAGAATACCCGTCAATCGAACCTTAGCCATTTCTCTCCCTCGTGCATGCAACATGGCCGGTGTCCCAGTGCAATGCAAAg CCTCGGGTTCACCACTCCCTGCTCCTG GACCAGTGTCTCTTGGACCATCTCCTTCGCCAGCATCAGCTCCATCTGCTCCCTCTGGATTTACTCCAACCCCTAGTCCTCaag CTTCTACTGTTCTCCCATCACCAACTTCACCTTCTCTGGCACCACAATCTGACACAACTACTCCCTCTCTTTTGACTCCACCATCTCCATCAGCGGATTCTGGTAACCCATCTGTACCAACTGGAAGTGGTCGCACTAATCTCTCTCCATCATCTGCCATGACATCTTACAGTGTCTCACCTTCTCTTCTCTTCATTGCACTTGGATTTGCTCTTCTCAAATACTACTAG